The genome window GGCCTATGAGTTCACCATCGCGTTCGGCACCGAGACGAGCACGCTCGACGCCGAGGGCAGGGTTGTGGCGACCAGCGACACGCGGCCGACGCTGGCCGAGATCGCGGCCGTCCTGCCGCGCTTCACCGGCCCGATCGAGCAGGTGCCGCCGGCCTTCTCGGCGCTGAAGGTCGAGGGAAAGCGCGCCTACGATCTGGCGCGTGCTGGTGAAACGCCAGAGATGGCGGCCCGCTCGGTGACGGTGTTCTCGCTCCTCCCTGTCGGCGTAGCCGATGGGGAGGAGCTTCATTTCATCACGCTCGCCGCCACCGTCTCCAAGGGCACCTATATCCGCTCCCTCGCGCGTGACATTGCGCTGGCGCTCGGCAGCGTCGGCCATGTCGCCATGTTGCGCCGAACCCGGGCCGGGCCGTTCGGGCTCGAATCGGCGATATCGCTGGACAAATTGGCGCAAGTCGCTAAGGCGCGCGACCTGACGAGGGTGGTTCTCCCGCTTGAGGCGGGGCTGGACGACATCCCGGCCCTCCCCGTCACCCCCGACCAGGCCCGGTTGCTCCGTCATGGACAATCGCTTGTCGGGATCCCCGCACTCCCGGGGCTCAAGCTAGCGACGGACGGCGCGGTGCCGGTCGCCCTGGTGGACAGCGACGGGGCCACGATCACGGTCGTGCGCGGGTTCAACATCTAATTTGCAAGGAGTGACCCGATGTCGATTACCGCCGACAAGAAGCAGGAACTGATCAAGGAACACAGCCGCGCCAGCGACGACACCGGTTCGCCCGAGGTCCAGGTCGCGATCCTGACGACGCGCATCAACAACCTGACCGAGCATTTCAAGACGCACGCGAAGGACAATCATTCGCGCCGCGGCCTGCTGATGCTGGTCAACAAGCGCCGCAGCCTGCTCGATTATCTCAAGCGCAAGGACGTCCAGCGCTACGCCGACCTGATCGGCAAGCTGGGCCTTCGCAAGTAACCGCTGAAGGGCGCCCGAGCGGCGCCCTTCGCACATCCGGGCCTGCCGCAATTCGGCGGCCGGTCCAAGAAGGGGCATGATTGATCGCCCTGCACCGCTCGCAGACCGGGTTCGTCTGCCTTTGATGCCCCGGCGCGCATCCGGCCGCCGGAGTGAAGGAAACATGCATGTTTGATATCAAGACTGTAGAAATCGACCTGGGCGGCAAGACGCTCAAGCTCGAAACCGGGCGAGTCGCCCGCCAGGCCGACGGCGCGGTGCTCGCGACGATGGGCGAGACCGTCGTGCTGTGCGCCGTCACCGCCGCCAAGAGCGTCAAGCCGGGACAGGACTTCTTCCCGCTGACCGTCCACTATCAGGAAAAATTCTCGGCCGCGGGACGCATTCCCGGCGGCTTCTTCAAGCGCGAGCGCGGGGCGACCGAAAAGGAAACGCTGACCAGCCGCCTGATCGACCGTCCGGTCCGTCCGCTGTTCCCGGAGGGCTTCTACAATGAAGTCCTCGTCATCGCCCAGGTGCTGTCCTACGACGGCGAGAACGAGCCCGACATCGTCGCGATGTGCGCCGCGTCGGCGGCGCTGACGATCAGCGGCGTCCCGTTCATGGGCCCGATCGGCGCTGCCCGCGTCGGCTACCAGAACGGCGAATATATTCTCAACCCGACCCAGACCGAGGTCGCCGAAGGCGAGCTCGACCTGGTCGTCGCCGGCACCATGAACGCAGTGATGATGGTCGAATCCGAAGCCAAGGAGCTGTCGGAAGACGTCATGCTCGGCGCGGTGATGTTCGCCCATGCCGCCTCGAAGAAGGTGTGCGAAGGCATCATCAAGCTGGCTGAAAAGGCCGCCAAGGACCCGTGGGAGCTCGATCTGCTGGACGACAGCAAGGAGATCAAGGCCAAGCTCAAGTCGATCATCGGCGCCGACCTCGAGGCTGCGTACAAGCTGACCAACAAGCAGCAGCGCCAGACCGCTATCGGCGAGGCCCGCGCCAAGGCGCGCGAGGCGTTCGCCGAGCTCGAGCAGAGCGATCCGGCGGCCTACCTCGGTACGCTCAAGCTGGTGAAGAAGCTCGAGGCCGACGTGGTCCGCTCGGCGATCCTCAAGGACGGCCGCCGGATCGACGGCCGCGACACCAAGACCGTTCGCCCGATCGAGGCGATGGTCGGCTTCCTGCCGCGCGCCCACGGTTCGGCGTTGTTCACCCGCGGCGAGACCCAGGCGATCTGCACGACCACGCTCGGCACCAAGGACGCCGAGCAGATGATCGACGGCCTGGAAGGGCTGAGCTACTCGCGCTTCATGGTCCACTACAACTTCCCGCCCTATTCGGTCGGTGAAGTGGGCCGCTTCGGCGCCCCGTCGCGCCGCGACACCGGCCACGGCAAGCTCGCCTGGCGCGCGCTTCGCCCGATGCTGCCGGATTCGGAGGAATTCCCCTATACGATCCGGGTTCTCTCCGACATCACCGAGAGCAACGGTTCGTCGTCGATGGCCACCGTGTGCGGCGGCTCGCTGAGCATGATGGACGCCGGCGTTCCGCTGAAGCGCCCGGTCGCGGGCATCGCCATGGGCCTCATCCTCGAGGGCCAGGACTTCGCGGTCCTCTCCGACATCCTTGGCGACGAGGACCATCTCGGCGACATGGACTTCAAGGTCGCCGGCACCAGCGAGGGCATCACCTCGCTGCAGATGGACATCAAGGTCGCCGGCATCACCGAGGAAGTGATGAAGGTCGCTCTGGCCCAAGCCAAGGACGGCCGCGCCCACATTCTCGGCGAGATGGCCAAGGCGCTCGACCACACCCGTGAAGAGCTGTCGGCCCACGCGCCGCGGATCGAGACGATGCAGATCGCCAAGGACAAGATCCGCGAAGTCATCGGCACCGGAGGCAAGGTCATCCGCGAGATCGTCGCGACGACCGGCGCCAAGGTCGACATCGACGACGAGGGCCTGATCAAGATCAGCTCGTCCGACGTCAGCCAGATCGAGGCCGCGCGCCAGTGGATCCACGGCATTGTCGCCGAGCCCGAGCCCGGCACGATCTACACCGGCAAGGTCGCCAGCATCGTCGATTTCGGCGCGTTCGTGACGTTTATGCCGGGCAAGGACGGCCTCGTCCACGTCTCGGAAATCAAGAACGAGCGAGTCGAGAAGGTCGCCGACGTCCTGACCGAAGGCCAGGAAGTGAAGGTCAAGCTGCTCGAGGTCGACCAGCGCGGCAAGGTCCGCCTGTCGATGCGCCTGGTCGATCAGGAGACCGGCGCCGAGCTGGAGGACACCCGTCCCCCGCGTGAAGGCGGCGACCGTGACCGTGGCCCGCGCGGCGACCGTGGCGATCGCGGCGATCGTGGCCCGCGCCGCGACGGCCGTGGACCGCGCCGTGACGGCGGCGACCGCGACCGCGGCCCGCGCGGCGATCGTGGTCCGCGCGAAGGCGGCGACCGCGATCGCGGTCCTCGCCGCGAGCGCTCGGAGCGCGAAGACGGCCCCGCACCCGAGTTCGCGCCGGCCTTCCTCACCGGGAAGGACGAGGACTAGGTCTTTCTCCCTACTACCACAGGAGGCCCCGCGAGCGATCGCGGGGCCTTTTGATTCCAACGCCTTGACGCATAGGGTTTGAGCCGCGACAAGGCGCACCGATGCCGACCGCTCACACCCTCGCCTTCACCGCCACCTGGTGGCGCGCCGCGCAGACTGCGGCGGCGCGATGGCGCGGCTGGTGATCCCCACGGCCTGACGCCGCGACACCAAGCCACACCTGACCAGCCCGCCCGACCGGCGGGCTTTTTTGTTGCTTTCGAGGATGCCTCACATGACCACTGCTCTCGCCGCCGCCGCAACCCAGCCCGCGCCCGCTCCCATCGCCAACGACGTGATCGTCGACCGGCCGGTGCCCAACCCCTTGCCCGGCCTGCTGGGCGGCCAGGATTTGAGCGAGGACAACAGCCGTCATTTGTTCGAGCGGCTGGTGCTCGGCCGCCTCGAGCCGGCCGAGATCGCCGGCATGCTGATCGCGCTCCGCCTCAAGGGCGAGACCGCGGCCGAGATGATCGGCGCCGCCCGCGCCTTGTTCTCCGCCGCTACCCCGTTCGAGCGGCCCGACTATCCATTCGCGGATTGCTGCGGCACCGGCGGCGACGGCTCGAGCTCGATCAACGTCTCGACCGCAACCGCCTTCGTCGCCGCCGCCTGTGGCCTGCCGGTGGCCAAGCACGGCAATCGCTCGGTCAGCTCGCAATGCGGCTCGGCCGACGTGCTCGAGGCGCTCGGCGCGAAGCTCGACATGCCGCCTGCCGCGGCGCGCCGGCTGCTCGACGAGACCGGCTTCTGCTTCCTGTTCGCGCCCGCCTACCACCCCGGGATGAAGCACGCCGCGCCGGTGCGCCGCCAGCTCCAGGTGCGCACGGTGATGAACCTCCTCGGCCCGTGCATCAATCCGGCGCGGCCGACGGTGCAGCTGCTCGGAGTGGCCGACCCGCACATGATCGGCCGGGTCGCCGAAGTGGTCGCGGCGATGGGCGTCGAGCAGGCGCTGGTCGTCCACGGCGCGGGCCTCGACGAGGTCGCCCTCCACGGTGCCACGCGCGCGGTGCGGGTCAACGGCGCCGACCGCGAGCTAATGGAGCTCACCCCCGAGCAGGCCGGGCTCGAGCGCGCCGCGCTTCAGGTTGTGCAAGGCGGCGACGTTGCCACCAACGCCGCCCGCCTCAGCGCCTTGCTCGACGGCAAGGCCGGCGGTGCGGACGAGAATATCGTGCTGATCAACTGCGCCGCTTTGCTGCTCACCGCTGGCCGAGTCGCCGACCTGCGCGAAGGCGTCGCCACCGCGCGCGAAGCGCTCGGTTCGGGCAAGGCGGCTTCGGTGCTGGCGCGCTTCGTCGAGGCCAGCAATGGCTGAGCTCGGGCTGCTTGGGCCGATCGTCGCCGCCAAGCGCGCCGAGCTCGCGGCGCGCCTCGGCGATACCGCGATCGACGATCTACGCGCCCGCGCCGGGCGGACCACGCGGAGCCTCAAGGCCGCCCTCGACCGGCCCGGCGGGCGCTTCATCTTCGAATATAAGCGCGCCTCGCCGTCGGAAGGGCCGCTGAGCAGCGCGGAGCCCGCCGCGATCGCCCGCGCCTACAACGGCGCCGCCGACGCCATGAGCGTGCTGGTCGACCCGCACTTCCAGGGCAGCTACGCCGACCTGCGCGACGCCCGCGCCTGCTTTGAAGGTCCGATCCTCGCCAAGGATTTCGTCGTCGACCCGCGGCAGGTCATCGAGGCGCGCCTTGCCGGCGCCGACGCGGTGCTGGCGATCCTCGCCATCCTCGACGACTCCGCCGCCCGCGCGGTCATGGCCGAGGCCCTTCGGCTCGGCATGGACGTGCTGGTCGAGGTCCACGACGACACCGAAATGCGCCGCGCCGTGGCGCTGGGCGCGCCGCTGATCGGGATCAACAACCGCGACCTCGCCAGCTTCCGGACCGACCTCGGCACGACAGAACGCCTCGCCCCGCTCGCCGAGGGCCGCACGCTGGTCGCCGAATCCGGCATCGTGACGCGCGCAGACATCGATCGTCTTGCGCCCCACGTCGACGCCTTCCTGATCGGCTCGACGCCGATGCGCTCGGCCGATCCACGCGGCGAAGCGCGCGCGCTGGCGTTCGGGCGGGTCAAGCTCTGCGGCCTCGCCACCGCCGCCGACCTCACCGCCGCCGCACCCGCCGCCTACGCCGGCATGGTGATGGCGCCCGACAGCCCGCGCGATCTCGGCATCGCAGGCGCCGCGGCGCTCGCGGCTGGGGCAACCATCCCGATAGTCGGCGTCTTCCGCGACGCGCCGCTGTCGCACCTGCGCGAAGCCGTGCGCCAGGTGCCGATGGCGGCGATCCAACTCCACGGCGCGATGGAGGACGGCACGCTCGCCGTCCTTCGCGACGCATTCCCCGGCGAAATCTGGCTGGCCGAACCCGCCGGCGGACCGCGCGCCGTAGGCGGCGACCGGATCCTGTTCGACCATGGCCGCGGCGGCACCGGCGCGGCGTTCGACTGGCGCAAGGTCGCCGACCGTCCCGAGCTTCCGCGCGCCCTCATCGCCGGCGGCATCGGCCCCCACAACGCCCGCTCCGCCCGGGCGCTCGGGGCCCATGCGATCGACGTCGGCTCCGCGGTCGACGCTTCACCCGGCGTCAAGGATCATTCGAAAATCGCCGCGCTGTTCGACGCGCTGCGCCCGATCTCCCGCAAGGAAAGGCTCGCCCGATGCGCCTAGACGGCCGTTTCGGCAGCTTCGGCGGCTGCTACGTCCCCGAAATCCTGCTGCCCGCGCTCGAACAGCTTGAGGCCGCGTTCCTCGACGCCGAACAGGACCCGGCCTTCACTGCCGAGCTCGACGACCTGCTCGCGACCTACGCCGGCCGCCCGACTCCGCTCACCCGCTGCCGCAACCTCGGCGACGGCCGGCTCTATCTCAAGCGCGAGGATCTGCTCCACGGCGGCGCGCACAAGACCAACCAGGTGCTCGCCCAGGGCCTGCTCGCGCGGCGCATCGGCAAGCGCCGGCTGATCGCCGAGACCGGCGCCGGCCAGCACGGAGTCGCGACCGCCATGGCCGGCGCGCTGTTCGGGCTCGAGACCGAAATCTACATGGGCGCGGACGATGTCGAGCGGCAGGCGCTCAACGTCCACCGCATGCGCCTGATGGGCGCGCGGGTGATCCCGGTGACGAGCGGCGATCGCACGCTCAAGGACGCCGTCAACGAGGCGCTGCGCGACTGGGCGGGCAGCTTCGAGCACACCCATTACCTCCTCGGCACCGCCGCCGGCCCCCACCCCTTCCCGCTGATGGTCCGCCAGTTCCAGCGGGTCATCGGCCGCGAGGCGCGCGCCCAGATCCTCGCCGCCGAGGGCCGCCTGCCAGACGCCGTCGTCGCCTGCGTCGGCGGCGGATCGAACGCCATCGGCCTGTTCCACGATTTCGTCGGCGACGATTCCGTCCGCCTGGTCGGGGTCGAGGCGGCCGGCCGCGGGCTCGACGGCGGCGAACATGGCGCGACCCTCCAGCGCGGCACCCGCGGCATCCTCCACGGCGCCGAGACCCTCATCCTCCAGAACCGCGACGGCCAGGTGGCCGACAGCTGGTCGATCTCCGCCGGGCTCGACTATCCCGCGGTCGGCCCCGAGCACGCTTTCCTCCAGGAGAATGGCCGGGCGACCTATGTCGGCGCGACCGACGATGCCGCCTTCGCCGCCTTCCAGGCGCTCGCCCGACACGAGGGCATCGTCCCGGCGCTCGAAAGCGCGCACGCCATCGCCGAGGCGCTGCGCCTGATCGCCGCCGAGCCCGAGGCGCTGGTCGTCGTCGGGTTGAGCGGCCGCGGCGACAAGGACATGGCCTCGGTCGTCAAATTGCTCGAACGCGAAGCGCTCGCGGAGGCCGCGGAATGAGCCGTTATGCCGCGATGTTCGACCGCTGCCGCGCCGACCGAAGGATCGCGCTCGGCGGCTTCCTGATGCTCGGCCACCCGGCGCCCGACGCCACCCCGGCGCTGCTCGATGCGCTCGTCGCCGGCGGCTGCGACATGGTCGAGCTCGGCGTTCCGTTCTCCGATCCGGTCGCCGACGGCCCGGTCATCGCCCGCGCCGGCAAGCAGGCGCTCGAGGCCGGAGTCACGCCCGCCGACTGCCTCGCGATGATCGCCGCCTTCCGCGCCCACCACCCCGCCGTTCCGGTCGGCATCCTGACCTACGCCAACATCGTCATGGCGCGCGGAGTTGCGACCTTCGCCCGCGAGCTGACCGAGGCCGGCGCCGACAGCCTGCTGGTCGCCGACCTCCCCTCGCTCGAGGCCGCGCCGTGGGCCGAGGCCATCGCCGCCGCCGGAATCGACCCGGTGCTCATCGCCGCGCCGCACACCCCTTCACACGCACTCGCCACCATCGCCCGGCTCGGCCGCGGCTGCACCTATTGCGTCGCGCGCAGCGGGGTGACCGGCGCCGGCCACGCCCCGGTGCTCGCCCACGCCCGGCTGTTCGCCGACCTCGCCGAACTCGGCGCGGCGCCGCCGGTGCTCGGCTTCGGCATCTCGACCCCCGCCCACGTCCGCGCCGCCGCCGAGGCGGGCGCGGCGGGCGTGATCAGCGGCTCGGCCCTGGTCGCCGCCGCCCAGCACGGGCCCGAGACGCTGCGCTCGACGGTCGCCGAGCTCGCGGCCGCGACGCGCGCTTTGCAGCCGATGCTGACCTAGATTAAGCTCGCCCCGGGACTCGCCTGTTCACGGGGAAAGATCATGCGCCGCCTGCCCTTGTTCGCTGCCATCGCCGCGCTTGCCTGCGCCGGTCCCGCCCTTGCCGCGGGAACCAAGGTGACGTCCTCTGCCGCCTTGGCGCGCAAGGCCGAAGCACTGAAGCCCGGCGAATGGGTGTGGGGCTCCAGCCTCGCGCCGAAGGGCCCGGTGCTGGTCTATGTCGATCTCGGCCGCCAGCAGGCCCACGTCTATCGCAACGGCATCCGCATCGGGGTGTCGACCATCTCCTCGGGCAAGCCGGGCCACGAAACTCCCAATGGCGTGTTCACCATCCTCGAAAAGGCCAAGGTCCACCACAGCCGCACCTACGACAATGCGCCGATGCCCAACATGCAGCGGCTGACCTGGAAGGGCGTCGCGCTCCACGCCGGCAACCTCCCCGGCTTCCCCGCCAGCCACGGCTGCGTCCGCCTCCCGCTGGCGTTCTCGGAAGTGCTGTTCAACACCACCGACAAGGGCGGCACGGTGGTCATCGCCGGCCGCGCCGGAGCGCCGCACAAGCGTCCGCCCGCCGGCCTGCTCGCCCCCGCCAGCCTGACCGGCCACGGCACCATCGCGCTTCCGCTCGGCGACAAGCAGGCGTTCAGCTGGCAGCCGCAGTTGAGCCCGACCGGCCCGGTGTCGATCATCGTCTCGACCGCCGACCAGGCGGTGGTGATCCTGCGCAACGGGGTCGAGATCGGCCGCGCCCGCGCCGTCATCCAGCAGGACAATAGCGAAAATCAGGTGCTGACCATGTCGCGCGATCGCAAGGGCCGCGCCGAGTGGATTCAGGTCGGGGTCACCAACCTCGCGCCGGAGGAAGCGGCGATCGTCTCGACCCGCGGGGTCGAGCAGATGCAGCTGCCCCAGCCGTTCGTCGCCCACATGCGCTCGGTGATGCAACCGGGCGCCACCGTGCTCATCACCAGCGCCTCGATGAGCGCCGGCTCGCTCGGCGAACAGACCACCGTCATCGCGTCGGACTAGGCGACGGACTGACGTGTCGCCTTTCAGCATAAGCTCAAGTGTGGCTATCCCGTTGCACAGCAGACAGGATATTGTCGATTGCTGCCCGTGCGCCGATCATCTCGAAGGGTAGAGGAAGGTCGACTTGCCGGTGCATGATACGGCAGATGGCTTGTGCTTTAATTACAAGCAATCGCATTTCGTTCGGTGTTATTGACGCGAGTCCAAAAACCTCTTCTTTGGTAAGGCGGCCAGACCGGTGCGCGAATATATTATGCCGTAACTTGGCAATCTTCTTCGCCACGGCAGTGCACTCGGATAGCTTGTCCTGAGCCGCCCCGCCAAGCTCTGCGCTGAGGGTCGGAAGGTTGACGGTCTTCTTACTCTTCTCAAATAGACTGTGCAGGGTTACGACGAACGCCGACATGCTCGCCGCCTGAATGGTCATCAATATTTCAGAATGATCACGCAACACCTCGCTAAAGCGCGATCGACCGTCTCTGGACGCGATGGCGAACCAAGTTGCGTAGAAACATTCCGCGCGGTTAGCTAAATCGCCAGCTATCCGTATCCGATCCTCCAAGAGGAGCAGCTTAGGCATCATACCCGCCGCGCTGGAGGCGGAAATCCAGTGCGCTGCGGAAACAGCGGCGGTCCGGCTTGCCAGCCGTAGCGGCAAGGCCGCGAAGGCTGGTGGAGCTGAGGGGAATCGAACCCCTGACCTCTGCAGTGCGATTGCAGCGCTCTCCCATCTGAGCTACAGCCCCGCTCCGTCAGCCGGGCGCTCCATTAGCCGCGCTTGGTGGCCCGCGCAACGCCCCCCGCCCGCTTTTCGCCGCCCGTCGCTCGCCTTGGGCGCTTCGGCCCTCGCGCAGGAACGCGCCCCCTCCTCCGGCGGTTTAGACGCCATGGCCCCGCGCCTGCGGGTGCCACACCCAAAAGGAGGCAAATATCCATGGCATATGACCGCTTCGACGAGCGCGGCCGCGGCCGCGACCAGCGACGATCCTTCGACCACGACCGCGAGGAGCGCGGCTGGTTCGACCGCGCCCGCGACGAGCTCACCAGCTGGTTTGGCGACGAGCGCGATGACGACCGTCGGCCGCGCGACGACGATCGCTGGTCGGCGCACTCCGACCGCACCCAGCGGCAGACCGGCGAGCGCGACTATGGCCGCTACGAGCGCAGCCCGCGCTATCGCGACGAAGGGTATCGCCGCCCATACACCGGCCGAAGCCAGGGCCGCCCGGCCGGCGACGACGACTATCGCCCGATGACCGGCGACTATGGCCGCGCCAGCCAGGACGAGTGGAACGAGCAGCAGCGCCGGCCGCGCTCGCCGGAGATGGCGGCGCCTTCCGCGGCGTCGGCGTCGGGCATGCACGACCGCGACTATTCGAGCTGGCGCAAGCGCCAGATCGACGAGCTCGACCGCGACTATGACGAATTCCGCCGCGAGAACAGCTCGCGCTTCGAGAGCGAGTTCACCTCATGGCGCGGGCAGCGCCAGGCCAAGCGCCAGATGCTCGGCCAGATCCGCGAGCACATGAGCGTCGTCGGCTCCGACGGCGAGCCGGTCGGGACGGTCGACAAGGTCCGCGGCGACCGCATCGTGCTGACCAAGAACGACAGCCCCGACGGCCGCCACCACGCGATCAGCTGCTCGCTGATCGACCGGGTCGAGGGCGACCAAGTGATGCTCGACCGCAAGGCCGAGGAGGCCAAGGCGCAATTCTCGGACGAGAATGCCAACCGCGCCTTGTTCGAGCGCGACGACAATCGCGAGGAAGGCCCGCACATGCTGAACCGGAGCTTTTCCGGTACCTACTAGACCTCGCGTCCCTTGAGCGAGAGCGAGAAGCCCGGGCGCAGCAATGCGTCCGGGCTTTTTTGCGGTCTTGCAATTCCCGTCGCCCCAGCGAAGGCTGGGGCCCAAGCCACAGCGCGACGAAACCGGGCGGCATGGATGCCAGCCTGCGCTGGCATGACGGAGAAAGAGAATGCCCAACGCCTGGCACCTGGTGAAGCGCCCGAACGGAATGCCGACCGCCGCCGATGTCGAGCTTCGTGCGTTCGACCTGCCGCCGCTCGCCGACGGGCTGGTCCATGTGCGCAACCGCTGGCTCAGCGTCGATCCCTACATGCGCGGACGGATGAACGACGTGAAAAGCTACGTGCCGCCGTTCCAGATCGGCCAGCCGCTCGAGGGTGGCGCGGTCGGCGAGGTGGTCGAAAGCCGCGACCCCGCGTTCGCGCCCGGCGACATGGTGCTGCACATGATGGGCTGGCGCGACGAGGAGGTGGTCGCGGCGTCAGCGCTCAACAAGCTGCCTGCCATGCCCGGGGTCGAGCCGCAGGCGTTCCTTGGCAACCTCGGTTTGACCGGCGGCACGGCCTATTTCGGCCTGCTCGAGGCCGCGTCGGCCAAGCCCGGCGACATCGTGTTCGTCTCGGCCGCCGCCGGAGCGGTCGGCTCGGCCGTGGTGCAGATCGCCAAGGCGCGGGGCATGACGGTCATCGGCTCGGCCGGCGGCGCCGACAAATGCGCCTTCGTGACCGAGCTCGGCGCCGACGCGGTGATCGACTACAAGGCCGGCTCGCTCGTCAAGCAGCTCGCCGCCGCCGCACCGGACGGGATCGACGTCTATTTCGACAATGTCGGCGGCGACCATCTCGACGCCGCGCTGGCGCTCGCCCGCAAGGACGCGCGCTTCGCCATTTGCGGCATGATCGAGGGCTATAACAGCGGCGAGCCGACCCAGCTCAGATACATCATGCGCGTCATCGCCATGCGCATTCGCCTGCAGGGCTTCATCTACACCGATTATCTGCCCCGCCTCGGCGACTTCTACCGCGACATGGGCGGCTGGATCGCAAGCGGCCAGGTCAAGAGCCGCGACACGGTGGTCGACGGGCTCGAGGGGACCTTCGACGCCTTCCTCGGCCTGTTCTCAGGCGCCAACACCGGCAAGATGCTGGTCCGGCTCTAGCGGCGATGGGCCTGCCGCCGCGCCGGGCAATCGTGATCGGTGCGTCGGGCGGGATCGGCGCGGCGCTGGTCCGCGGGCTGGAAGCGCGCGGGCGCGACGTGACCGGCCTGTCGCGTACCACCAGGCCGCCGCTCGACGTCAGCGACCAGGCCAGCATCGCCGCCGCGGCCGAAAGCCTGCGCGCCGCCGCCCCGTTCGACACTATCCTCGTCGCGACCGGCCTGCTCCACGACGGCGCGCTGCGCCCGGAAAAGTCGCTTGCCGACCTCGACGCCGACCAGCTCGCGCGCTCGTTCGCAGTCAATGCCATCGGCCCGGCGCTGGTCGCCCGGCATTTTGTCCCGCTACTCCCGCGCCACGGCCGCGCGATCTTCGCCGCCTTGTCCGCTCGGGTCGGCAGCATCTCCGACAACCGGCTCGGCGGCTGGTATGGCTACCGCGCGTCGAAGGCGGCGCTCAACCAGCTGATCCGAACGCTCGCGATCGAACTCGCCCGAACCCGTCCCGGCGCAATCTGCGTCGGCCTCCACCCCGGCACGGTCGACACCCGCCTGAGCGCTCCGTTCCAGCGCGGGGTTGCGCCCGACCGCCTGTTCACGCCCGAGCGCTCGGCCGGCCATCTGCTCGACGTGCTGGACCGCCTCGCCCCCGACCAGTCCGGCCGCTGCTTCGCCTGGGACGGGAGCGAAATCGCGCCCTAGCGCGCGTAGTTGCAGCTGGCCGGATTGCCGGTGCTGAGCCCGCGCTGCAGCGCTTCCATGCGCTGCGCCGCGCTGCCGTGGGTGAAGCTTTCCGGAACCACCCGTCCCTGGGTCTGCTTTTGCAGCGTGTCGTCGCCGATCGCTTCGGCCGCGCGCATGCCCTCCTCGATGTCGCCGGGCTCGAGCGCGCCCGAGCGCTTGGCCCACACCCCGGCGTAGCAATCCGCCTGCAATTCGACGCCCACCTGGATCTGGTTGCCCTGGGCCTCGCCGGCGCTGGCCTGGGCCGAGCGCGCGCGGTCGAGCGTCCCTTCGAGGTTCTGGATATGGTGGCCGACCTCATGCGCGATGACATAGGCCGCGGCCGCGTCGCCCGGCGCCTGGAAGCGCCGCGACAATTCGTCGAAGAACGCCGGGTCGATGTAGATCTTCTGGTCAGTCGGGCAATAGAACGGCCCCATCGCCGCCTGCGCCGCGCCGCACCCCGACTGGTTGAGGTTCGAATAGGCGACCAGCGTCGTCGGCCG of Sphingomonas mesophila contains these proteins:
- the truB gene encoding tRNA pseudouridine(55) synthase TruB, with amino-acid sequence MLHGWIILDKPLGLGSTNAVGAVKRALREAGEPKTKVGHGGTLDPLATGVLPIALGEATKLAGRMLDATKAYEFTIAFGTETSTLDAEGRVVATSDTRPTLAEIAAVLPRFTGPIEQVPPAFSALKVEGKRAYDLARAGETPEMAARSVTVFSLLPVGVADGEELHFITLAATVSKGTYIRSLARDIALALGSVGHVAMLRRTRAGPFGLESAISLDKLAQVAKARDLTRVVLPLEAGLDDIPALPVTPDQARLLRHGQSLVGIPALPGLKLATDGAVPVALVDSDGATITVVRGFNI
- the rpsO gene encoding 30S ribosomal protein S15, whose product is MSITADKKQELIKEHSRASDDTGSPEVQVAILTTRINNLTEHFKTHAKDNHSRRGLLMLVNKRRSLLDYLKRKDVQRYADLIGKLGLRK
- the trpD gene encoding anthranilate phosphoribosyltransferase, with translation MTTALAAAATQPAPAPIANDVIVDRPVPNPLPGLLGGQDLSEDNSRHLFERLVLGRLEPAEIAGMLIALRLKGETAAEMIGAARALFSAATPFERPDYPFADCCGTGGDGSSSINVSTATAFVAAACGLPVAKHGNRSVSSQCGSADVLEALGAKLDMPPAAARRLLDETGFCFLFAPAYHPGMKHAAPVRRQLQVRTVMNLLGPCINPARPTVQLLGVADPHMIGRVAEVVAAMGVEQALVVHGAGLDEVALHGATRAVRVNGADRELMELTPEQAGLERAALQVVQGGDVATNAARLSALLDGKAGGADENIVLINCAALLLTAGRVADLREGVATAREALGSGKAASVLARFVEASNG
- the pnp gene encoding polyribonucleotide nucleotidyltransferase, giving the protein MFDIKTVEIDLGGKTLKLETGRVARQADGAVLATMGETVVLCAVTAAKSVKPGQDFFPLTVHYQEKFSAAGRIPGGFFKRERGATEKETLTSRLIDRPVRPLFPEGFYNEVLVIAQVLSYDGENEPDIVAMCAASAALTISGVPFMGPIGAARVGYQNGEYILNPTQTEVAEGELDLVVAGTMNAVMMVESEAKELSEDVMLGAVMFAHAASKKVCEGIIKLAEKAAKDPWELDLLDDSKEIKAKLKSIIGADLEAAYKLTNKQQRQTAIGEARAKAREAFAELEQSDPAAYLGTLKLVKKLEADVVRSAILKDGRRIDGRDTKTVRPIEAMVGFLPRAHGSALFTRGETQAICTTTLGTKDAEQMIDGLEGLSYSRFMVHYNFPPYSVGEVGRFGAPSRRDTGHGKLAWRALRPMLPDSEEFPYTIRVLSDITESNGSSSMATVCGGSLSMMDAGVPLKRPVAGIAMGLILEGQDFAVLSDILGDEDHLGDMDFKVAGTSEGITSLQMDIKVAGITEEVMKVALAQAKDGRAHILGEMAKALDHTREELSAHAPRIETMQIAKDKIREVIGTGGKVIREIVATTGAKVDIDDEGLIKISSSDVSQIEAARQWIHGIVAEPEPGTIYTGKVASIVDFGAFVTFMPGKDGLVHVSEIKNERVEKVADVLTEGQEVKVKLLEVDQRGKVRLSMRLVDQETGAELEDTRPPREGGDRDRGPRGDRGDRGDRGPRRDGRGPRRDGGDRDRGPRGDRGPREGGDRDRGPRRERSEREDGPAPEFAPAFLTGKDED
- the trpCF gene encoding bifunctional indole-3-glycerol-phosphate synthase TrpC/phosphoribosylanthranilate isomerase TrpF — encoded protein: MAELGLLGPIVAAKRAELAARLGDTAIDDLRARAGRTTRSLKAALDRPGGRFIFEYKRASPSEGPLSSAEPAAIARAYNGAADAMSVLVDPHFQGSYADLRDARACFEGPILAKDFVVDPRQVIEARLAGADAVLAILAILDDSAARAVMAEALRLGMDVLVEVHDDTEMRRAVALGAPLIGINNRDLASFRTDLGTTERLAPLAEGRTLVAESGIVTRADIDRLAPHVDAFLIGSTPMRSADPRGEARALAFGRVKLCGLATAADLTAAAPAAYAGMVMAPDSPRDLGIAGAAALAAGATIPIVGVFRDAPLSHLREAVRQVPMAAIQLHGAMEDGTLAVLRDAFPGEIWLAEPAGGPRAVGGDRILFDHGRGGTGAAFDWRKVADRPELPRALIAGGIGPHNARSARALGAHAIDVGSAVDASPGVKDHSKIAALFDALRPISRKERLARCA